From one Liolophura sinensis isolate JHLJ2023 chromosome 10, CUHK_Ljap_v2, whole genome shotgun sequence genomic stretch:
- the LOC135476396 gene encoding uncharacterized protein LOC135476396 has product MEKHGYGDLKMSYIQTPSAVFDLPRTIPDRIRELAKANPDKMAFVFRQAGQPRDTLTRKQVADQSDWLARHFVRDGIRAGDKVAILVDTPRNWTIIYFGINMTGGTVINSPSFDEKEFTKIAKGIGCVATVTELKQSKGDLSKAHHRSVILTTFQDHKDKITTFDLFGLTEDNQVPDVDLPEVHADDEAMMVLTSGSSGMPKLVVHTHASILAGAYSMGDFCEFEEDTIVANDRPMSWIGGQPILYLGIGLTTVYIKAKVNSDSDDEFFVNVLSSERPDAALLMEYRLNSLQRRPDLLDRMPFLSTSIAAGQRVSAKFVDSLLRVSDSVASAYGSSECLHFIGLKVATGLGFELGTAGYPCSGCEVRVVDEKGEVVCVETQGELCLRGPACAKAYVYLDGSRTPIVDEDGWYHTGDVALIHQDGRIVIIGRKTEMLKRASVKIFPSFVEKKIQENFEEIEEVVVVGVDDDILHQEICACITLTPDARITTEDIKRRVEDIFRPSLAPDGLGYMPGHFLLMDSFPKTTSGKCDRLSLTKMAKEIIKGKTQKS; this is encoded by the coding sequence ATGGAGAAACATGGATATGGCGACCTCAAGATGAGCTACATCCAGACGCCCTCGGCAGTGTTCGACTTACCTCGCACAATTCCGGACAGAATACGAGAGCTGGCGAAGGCCAACCCAGACAAAATGGCGTTTGTCTTCAGACAAGCCGGACAACCCAGGGATACCTTGACAAGGAAACAAGTGGCAGACCAGtccgactggttggcccgacaTTTTGTCAGAGATGGCATCAGAGCAGGTGACAAAGTAGCCATACTTGTGGACACACCGAGAAACTGGACCATAATTTATTTCGGTATAAACATGACCGGTGGCACTGTTATCAACTCGCCATCCTTCGATGAGAAAGAATTTACAAAGATCGCCAAAGGGATAGGATGCGTGGCAACTGTAACAGAATTGAAGCAATCTAAAGGAGACCTTTCCAAGGCTCATCATCGTAGCGTCATCCTGACAACATTTCAGGACCATAAAGATAAGATAACGACCTTTGACCTCTTCGGTTTGACAGAGGACAACCAGGTTCCAGATGTTGACCTTCCCGAAGTGCACGCCGACGACGAAGCGATGATGGTGTTGACCTCTGGTAGTAGTGGAATGCCTAAGCTCGTTGTGCACACCCATGCCTCAATCCTAGCGGGAGCATATTCAATGGGAGATTTTTGCGAGTTCGAAGAGGACACAATCGTTGCTAACGACAGACCGATGTCTTGGATAGGCGGCCAACCAATTTTGTACCTTGGTATCGGGTTGACTACAGTCTACATCAAGGCGAAAGTCAACTCAGACTCAGACGATGAGTTCTTCGTGAACGTTTTATCTTCTGAACGCCCAGATGCTGCTTTACTGATGGAATATAGACTAAACAGCTTACAGAGAAGACCTGATCTGTTAGACAGGATGCCGTTTCTCTCCACCTCGATAGCCGCAGGACAAAGGGTGAGTGCGAAGTTTGTAGACAGTTTGCTACGAGTTTCAGATTCCGTCGCCTCCGCCTACGGCTCTTCTGAATGTTTGCATTTCATCGGTTTGAAGGTAGCAACAGGGCTGGGCTTTGAACTCGGTACAGCTGGGTACCCCTGCTCTGGCTGCGAAGTTAGAGTGGTGGATGAAAAAGGTGAAGTCGTCTGTGTGGAAACACAGGGGGAACTCTGTTTGCGTGGACCAGCATGTGCCAAAGCTTATGTCTACCTTGACGGTTCCAGAACCCCTATTGTGGACGAAGACGGTTGGTACCATACCGGAGATGTAGCACTAATCCACCAAGACGGACGAATCGTCATCATAGGTAGGAAGACTGAAATGCTTAAACGGGCTTCGGTGAAAATTTTTCCCTCATTCGTGGAGAAGAAGATTCAGGAAAACTTTGAAGAGATTGaggaagttgttgttgttggtgtggATGACGACATATTGCACCAGGAGATTTGCGCTTGTATTACGCTCACACCAGACGCACGCATAACCACAGAAGATATCAAGCGGCGTGTCGAGGACATCTTCAGACCGTCTCTTGCGCCAGATGGTCTTGGTTACATGCCAGGACATTTCCTGCTCATGGACTCTTTTCCAAAGACGACGTCCGGGAAATGTGATAGACTGTCACTGACCAAGATGGCCAAAGAGATCATTAAGGGTAAAACTCAGAAGTCTTAA